ACAAACCAAGCTCAAAAAGCAAGCACAAAATACAATTCACACTATCACacaaaattcaaacctaaactcaATCTTCAAGCATTCAAACCCTCTAGAACAACCCAAAAAATTTAGAGCACATACCCAGAAATTGAATCCCAAATCTCAACCCaaaacaacctatatgcattaAACTCATTCCACTAGCTCAAGCACACATTATTATCAAGATATCACCAAAATCCACAACAAATACCACAACATGCATCCATAGCTCAAGAGCATCATGAACACTTATAAACATCACAAAATTCAGCCCTTAaactcagaaattaaacataacaATAGAAAGATTAGAAGCTTACCACAAGTTCTCTTAAGCTTTAAGTGCAAAACCACACCAATTCAAGCTTCAAATCCAAATGATCAAGATTTCAAGAAAAATATGACAAAGGAAGAGGGAGAGGGGGGTTCGACCTAGGGCTGGAATGAACCAGAAAATACTTTCAATTTTGTTAAATTTGGCTTTTGTTGAAAATAAAACAattggtcaaatgaccaaaataccctccatggccaaaataaatatatctatACAATCAAGGGCAaacaagtaatttcatctcacccatatataacacataattttagattttcaaaattattatcTTAATGCCAAATTAAATCCTGAAAATTTATTTCGAGCCCTGAACCCAATTTGGCCCAAAATACTCAGCTGTGACTATACCGCCCCGACTTGTCAATAAACTCCTACAGATAGACAGATTaaacatactatataataatattgtcCATAAGCATGGTATATCatgtaagttataattttacccttcttgggtgaaaattacaaaaatacccatAGTACACCAATGGGGTCGTAAAATGCAATATATCAACATAGTTtcacatattaaattatataatcatataattccacattaataaataattaaactagttaGGATTACTAATTCAGTTTCTTAACCTTAGGATATTATAGCTACAATGATTGCCTAATTGCTGTGCACGCTTTTGCTAATTaaagattttcttaaaaattgtgtgtaatttaaacttttaattaaacattaaatCTTTATAAATATACAACCATACATAAAATTCGAGATCCCTTCTTAAAAGTTAACAACAATATTCAAGATACATTTTATAAAAGTGTTGCTTCGCGAGTACAAAATAAAGGCCTAAGTCGTCCCGAGACTAAATACTTCAGGTCTAATCATcatgatatgtacaatcatcctCAAGCCCTAGACTCATTATTTCTCAGGCTTTGCCTTGCCAATAAAAACGGTAGATGGAAACGATCGGCCGTATTCTACTACAGAAACATACCAATTATCATTTGCAACCGAAATCAACCCTAAATTTTATAAACTCTCCATAATGCCTAATTAAAcatcaataaatatatttcaagcAATAGTAGCAGCTAGAACACACAGAAACCTACTCCACTATTATTGACCCAAGTTTGAAGTCTTGAACTCAAACTTGCTCAACAACTCAACTAACTACCAAAACCAACATAAAAAAGTTTCAATCAACTCAAAATTAACCTAGAAATCTATTTCCAAACTCAATAATTCAGAAAAAACTTATTCTCAATAATATTGCATGTTTCAACCTAAAGAAAACCTCCACAAAGCTTAAGAAAAAGGACTAGGATCTTACCTTTTATATTCACCATTGGATTTCAGTTAGAATTAGTCAACAATAGTTGAAGAAATCTTTGGTTTTCTTCTCGTTTGCTTCAGCCGAAGCTAAGAGAGAGAAGGGGGTGAAGATGTCTTTGGTTTCTAACTTATccttaattcttaatttaataaaatgagATAAAACTTAACATATATCTACTAAACTATTCTattgaaaatcaaaatttaCTAATAAATTCTACATAAatcatcaaaataaattaaaattcaatttaGGCAAAATTCCTTATTTGCCATTTACTTAAAGCTTAAGCAATCCTTAGGCTTAGGTGTAAAATGGTCTAATACCATAATCCTGCCTACCCTCAACATTCCAATTATCAACATACATATTCTTCGCTACATAAAATGTTCTAAACTAACCCACGTGACTCTAACGACCAACCGTCGCATTTCTATCGTTACCGAGCAaagattacaaaaatattatttttcacatATATCACATTCATACACTTAGagtttaaaaaaatcttaagaaTTGAAAAATTGTAATCCTAATACTTATTTTTTCAAAGTAGGACTCTTAGTATATAATAATCACATAATATCATGCTCTATAAATATTTAGTGCTAATCATATCTTTAATCTATATTCTAAGTATGTGGTCATTACACTCAGTTTATGAGACAACGGTCGTCCATATGGAAAGGGGGTATCTGATAGTGACAGGTGGCTTGCACTGCCGATCGTGTATAGTATCCGCTGGAATTATGGACGTTGGATAAAAGGCATATTTTTCGGTGATGTGCGCATTTCCCGAGTCTAACTTAGAGGACAAAATCCTAATTTTATGAGATCTAGTGTCAGTAAAGCACCACATAAGATTGTTCCTAGGTAACTCTCCAGCTACCCTTCCCGAATCACCTTGTGACGGCTTCTGGATATTCTTGGTTGAACCTTCCCTTTTCTTGACGAATCGCCCTTCCGGAACTAAAAAGGTTCGGCCTTACCATGATTCctattagattaaattttggcTTGGGACTTTAGTCTAGATTTGTTGTGGGCTGACCCAATAGCTTAAATGGCCCGTGAATGGGCCCGTCTTAGTTACTCTTGGACTTTAGAAGTACACGTGTTACATATGTAGAAACAAGGACAACAacgtattatatttatatttacatatatataaagatgggtgcactcttaatgggtattacccatgaatgggtaaaactagaaaattttaaatttttatgctcaatttttctatctaattaaaaaaaaattctcatttttacatcatatgggctgagattgttccatcggtgaaagaaaaaattttaaaaaaagtgttttaacaaaaaaaaaaaaagaaaaataaaaaatgagtttgacttaaatatatttatatgaacatatttttcatatagtgtaaaaagatatactttttatattttttttaattaagtagttaaattaaccATAGAAGTTCAAATTTCTCTTACATTATTTGTCATTAGATCAAAATTTGatggtttaatattttaaaaattaatatttatagttaaatttgtttagtaatcATTCATgaataatacccattaagaagtattCCATATAAAGATATTAAATGGAGAAGAAGATAGGCAGAGAGAGGAGAAAGGGGtactaaaaaaaactttatagaagctgaaataaataaaaaatagtataaattaaaagaaatgaaGTATggataatataaatataaaaaatctcTTACCACATTATAAGTGTAAAGTTTGAAAGAAATACACAATTGTTATAATACAATCTAATACAAactatttattatgtattaaataatacgatTCACAttgtattgaaatttttatcATAAAAATTGTTACAGTATAATGTCTTATCCAAACGTAGTGTtgcttattatttaatacaatacaactcTTATATGGCCTACAAAATACGTCtttatgtatgtttttttttttttttgaaatggagAATTTTTATTTAACGAGAACGTTCATCCATTACAACAGATAATTCAACTTGCTAAAGATACAACCTGACATTAAACAAGACTGTCTCGCAACACAATGAGAGCCTTATTTGCAAATCATTTAACAAAAGAAATTAACACATTGTTCAGAAAAGAAACCATCTTGCGACAATCTTGTACTAACATACCAAATTGATATGGCATATGAACCTCCCCATTAATAGCTTGAACAACTACTAAGGAGTCCGTTTCTATTTCAACATCAGAGAGGCTATATTTTTTTATCCAGATTAGAGCTTCCTTGACCCTAATAACTTCAGCAATTTCTGGAGTCACCACACCAACTTTACTAATTGACACAGCTACAACTAGTTGAGAATTCTAATCCTGAATGACTATTCCCACACCAAAACGATTGTCAGCTTCAAAAATGGCTCCATCAATATTGATCTTGTATTTATAAACAATCGGCTTTCTCGAATGCTCCATGTCATTACTGTAATTCACATTAAGTAATGGATCTGATCTTTGATTTTGAGCATTTCTCCAACTTACAAGATTAGTTCTAGCCAACTTAACCACATCAAAAGCTTTAATACTTTTATTGTTCCAAAGGATATCATCACGGGCCATCCATATACGCCAAGCAACCATTCCTGCTTCTTCCCCTACTCCTATCTGTTTTTTTGTCAATAAATCCCCAAACCAGCTTGTAAAATCCGTGACCTCCTCCCCAGCATAATTAACAACCGAAATGTTCCAACATGATCTTGCAAAACCACATTGAACTAACACATGGCATATGGTTTCAACTTCAACATTACATAATGGACAACTTAAATCCACATGCACATTTGGTAATATCAAGAGCACAAATactaattattctaaatttattaattaaaataattttacaatattttaattttattgaaaatGTATTTGAAAAAACTGGGATTGAGAGTATTTTCATTTATACCTTTTAATCAAATAAGCACTTTTCTTTCTCATAGGTACACTTTTTCATTGGGATGGCAGAGGGGAGCGTCTGTGACTTTCCAagtaattgtaaaaaaaaaaaaaacttcggCCTGCCGTAGGCTCCACCCGGGGGCCCATAATCGCCGACCAAGGGCTTATCCTTCGCATAGTTCAACCGCCCAAACCTCATTTTTGGGTGCTGTTCCCCACCATTAAAATGATAATAGGcattctaattaaaaaaaaaagttatataatAGGAAGTTTGTACCTTCTTTTTTGTTGGTGTCGTCCTACCATGTAGAATTACTATGTTACCCCCAATCTAATTTTGTTTCAAGATTTTTCATATGGTTGTACATacacttttttatttgaaaagaaaacataaATACACTGTATATATACAAAGATTATTTCAAGGACAAAAATAAGACTTGTTAATGTATTACACAAGCAGTTGCCTAACTAATTATGGTGAGTTGTTACATTAACAAAATTTGGGATAGTGTTGTATTTTATAGCCATCATCTCATGTTACCATAAGTTGCTAAACTTCGATTATATTAGTTTTACTTGTTTGATAATGTAGGCATACCAAACATTTAAGTCATAAATTagtttctaaaattattttttattgcaatttatgTTGTTAATCAATTTCTCTCCATCGATCGAATTTATAGCGTTtaattcctatttaattaatatgaaCCCACTttaattcaataataaaaaataatgggAACATTATAGGATGAGGATTGCAATGGGCTCCAGTAGAACTTATCTCTGGACAATGATTGAACATTTAGTTAAGATTTTACATATAACATCTTGCATATCCTCATCTAAACAATATAGGGTGTTTCTGTCATTCTATAAAGATTAAGTTAGAACGTCCAATCATACAGTattataatactttttttttgaaaggaaagaCAGTAtattataatactaaaaaaaatataataattattattatatagtgcTATATGTAGACACCTTTATGTCACACATGATaattatataattcaaaatatatatgattGCATACAACACTAAGGCCCAAAACAACCTGCTGCTAGTATAGGTCAATATTATACTCTTCCATCTTACCAGTAATCAAACTTTTCTTTAGGGAGCAGTATTCAAATTTCATATGCCATCTTAAGtctttaaaataaattcataaaataatcagaaaaataaaagaagcagCAGCTATGTATCAGAATTGAAGAATATTTGGTTGTTTTGGTTCCAAAGAATATCCTTTCTTTCCAATGAAATCCAACATGCCCAAAACCACAAACTAAATTCTCCTCAGctttttgttacttttttctAAGGAAAGAAAATTAAACCAAATTCTCTACTTGTCTTTAGCTTGTGGTCATTGTTCTTTCTTGGAATATGGTTCAGAGAAAGGTTCCCGATAAGCTTGGAATCCAAGCTGATCGTTCAATGAACCATGATCAGAAGCTATTGATGAGCTTGGGAAAAACTTTTTCGTCTCAATACCAAGATGGGAAAAGAAGAGGACCTGACTTGAAGACAAAAATGATGAAGAAATCAAAATCTTTCAAGCTTTCTGATTTTGATCATCACAGCATGAAATCTTCATCAACTTCAACTTTGATCATTAAACAAGTCGACATATGCCATCCAGGAAAGCCTCCAACACAACACAAGCAGCCGACAACAATCAAGACTGGATATGGCTCCCCTAATTATATGAAGTCCACTAGCTGTTTTGATGCCAGAAAAGAGCAACAATCTCAGGTGAGTCTTAGGAACTCAAGTACCTCGAAAGTTGTTAGTTCAGTTTCTAATACCAAAAAACCTGGAAAAACTTCAAATAAAGCATTATCAAGCTCATCAAAGCTTGTTAGGACTTTAACAAAGACTCCTAGTTTTAAGCACTCAAGACCAACTTCTGCCAAGAGAAAATCTTCCAGGGTTGCCCTTTGTACTGCTGAAGATGATGTCAATGTTGAGAGACCAACTTGTTCTTCAACTCTCAAGGACTCCAAGTTTCCTACTCATCTGACTCTTGCTCCTGGAGGAACTGAGTCCGATGGAACCTCTATCATGAAGGTTTGCCCATATACGTATTGCTCACTAAATGGACATCTTCATACTCCTTTGCCTCCATTGAAGTGTTTCTTGTCAGCTAGAAGACGTTCCTTGAAGACACAGAAGAACATGAAAGTTCAAGTTTTGAGCCCAAGAAAGGGGAGAAAGTTACCATCTGAGGAGGAAGTGAGTATTGAGAATAGAGAGGCTGCAGAGAATGTAGGGATTGATTTCTTTATAGAAATCTATCCTATGACTAAGGAAGATGATGTAGAGAAGAATGATTTTGTATTAGCTTGTTCAAAAGGTGGAACTGAAGAAGCAGCGAAAGGAGAATTTGAAGCAAGAGATGGTTATTTTGAAGAGCAAGTTGTTGTTGAGATCTTGTCTGACGGATCACCACAGTCTGAGATTGACACGGATGAATCTCTGGGAATGGCAGAAATCTTTTCTGAAGGAGGAAATTATTATGAAGACAGAGATTACTCTTCAATGTCGGAACAAGAAGAGACTGAAGGAATGTACTCAAGTGAAAATGCCTCTGAAATTACTGATATGGAGTGGGAAGAGGGAAAATTTTCCGACGCAGATCTTGAAGATGATGCCGATAACTCATCAAAAATTATTACTACCTGCGATGTTAATATGATTCACGACTATGAATTGGATGTCGGTAAAGAGAAAACTGAATGTTTTGAAGTACTTGCTGAAGAGAACGTTACAGAGCAAGATATGGAGATTCAAGAATTTGGGACTGAAGATTCAGATCAACTTTCTTACACCGACGAAGTGTATAAAGATTTATACGAAAAAGAAGAAACTTTTGGAGAAGGTGGCGACCCAGATTCTATGCACAACAACATTTTCATGGCTGCAACATCAACAATGAGACTCAAAGCAGATGAAGCAGAAAAGATGATCAATCATGATGAGCTGACAGATAAAGATTCTTGTGACAATCCTAAAGATGAATCAAAGGAGGAGGAAACAAAGGGAGGGAAAAATGGAATTCATAAGACAGAGAAAGAGAGTGATTTACTTGAAGAACAACAAGTGTTTGACGAAATCTCAACACTAGATTCACCTACTGAACACATTGAAGAAAGGATCAAGTCAGGTAAGTTGGAGCAAGATATTGATGAAAACCAGAACACCCAATTGAAGAGCTTCAATGAATATGAAGATCAATGGCAGAAAAATTCACCAGAGAGGGAGGAAGGTGACAAAAACGAGAATGCAACCATGGAAATGGAAAACAAAACAGAGCAGCAAAAgaagaaatcatcaacaacatTCTCACGTCTAGGCCAATTGAAAGACGAACAAGAAGAACTCCGCAACTTGTGTACCAGGTCCAGAAGAGGAGTCAAAGATTTGGAGGTAGAAACGACAAGAGAATTCAACCCAAAAGAACCAAATTATCTACCGGTTGTGGCAGACCCGGAAAGAGAGAAAGTTCATTTGAAGCACCAGATGATGGACGAGAGCAAAAACTCAGAGCAATGGATGATCGACTATGCACTCCAACAAGCTGTGACCAAGCTCGCCCCAGCAAGGAAGAGGAAGGTCGCTTTGCTTGTCGAAGCTTTCGAAGCTGTCACTCCAGAAACGCACCACCATCACCATCACCACCGTCACCCTACTTCGCCTGTGTTTCCACATAATGCCATAAGATTAAGACCCCTCCAAGCTTGCAGTTGATCATGGTAACTATAATGATAGTTAATGCTATTTTTCTAATGGATTGAAATAGTTTGGATCGAGTTCATAAAAGTTTAAGTAGTTTTATCAATCTTTGCAGATGATTGAGGAGAAAAAGTGAGAACCTCATGGGTGAAAACATTGATTGTTTTCAAACAGTGAAGAGGGTGGAAATGAGATTCCAACTTTAGTAGAATATGGTTTGTTTTTAAAGTTAAGGGTAATTTCTTTTATAGAATATTTATATGAATGACATTATGATATATGATATGGTTGCAACTTATATGATATGTAATGGGCAAATTCTTAGACCTTaaaaacaatttattttatttcgttATGGTGTCGTGATTTGTAACATCAGCATCGCACAGGTGACtgtattgtatatatacatatcggCTCATATATATAATGTGAGAATCGTACTTTCTGGTTTGTTACTTTTAATTTGTCTTCAATTTTGAAGTGAGGATTTGAAGTCACAAATACTTAAATCATAAGCAATAGAACCATGTAGACGTAGCTAGGATTACTTCTCTATCGAAACAAGTAAATTGAGAGAACGGATCCATGAGAAAAAtttagagcatgtttggtattgttttctattttcttgTTTTCAACAAATTGTTTCTAGgattgagaacaaaaaatagtttttgaagtttttaaaacataagtcatgtttggttagtattttttaaaaacaatattaactaaaagtgaattggtttttaaattttgttgttttcaaaattcttgttttttgtaactttgttttcaaacttatatttttaaaaacaaaatacagtttttttaattataatgtaAAACATGCACTTATCAATATGCAATTCTTAGTACAGAAAAAGTTGCCTAGCAGTTTTTGCCTGTTAACATAACATATGGTACTCTTCTAGTACTACCTAACTAACTGTATATTGATTGCAGGAGATTCCAAAACAAGAGATTGAACCTCTTTATAGTATCTTTCTAGCTAATTTTGGTATGAACATGCTCTGAGAGATCGAGATCATTTAGCTCTTTTAGcatcaaaatagatttttatgttacttttaCAATGTTCCAGCAAAATAACCCAAAATATTTATAGGCATAGGTTACTACGTTTGTCTATATATATTACTAGTTGTGGCCATGTGTCTATTGGCACATCCCTCTCTcacttatattattattattattattattattgataagaATGAGGTGACTATGCACCCAACTTCATTGAACAGAAGAAACGAGAGCTACAAACTAACTAAAGACCAGTACAAGTaaagataagaaaataataatgcaGTGGGAAACAGAACAAGATTAGCAGTTACAACAAAAAGGCCTTAGCCATTATCAAATGACCACTCAACATAGTCGTCCAACAAACTTGGATTCAGATCTGTCAGCTGAACCATTCCAACTGTATTTGTAGTGTGTGCCTATTTAGATATGTTATGCGCCATGAAATTACATTTTCTCGAGAAATGAATTACTCCCTGTTGAATCTCTTCGCCATTAATGAACAATCAACAAACACAGTAGCAAGAGATACAGAGacgaagagaagaagagaaagagaaataaAGATAGTGAAAGAGAAGATTAAAAACAAAGGACAATCTTATACTATTCAGTTAAGAGAATTGGCATTATATAGCCAATGATTACAACTGTAGTTAGCTGGAAAAATAACAGAATTAGTTAAAGGAAATCAACAAACAATACCGAACATAACTGACTCTCTCTAACCAACAGCTAATTGAATAGACACTCCTAACACGACCCCTCAAGATTACAATTtgaagtatcttgaataaatgAGATGTCTTCAATTGTAAGCTTGGAACGAAACATAGGAAACCTTTGAGTGGATATTGCCTTTGTCAGACCATCAGCCAACTGATCTTGAGCTAGAACATGCTTAACTTGGACCAATTTTTGAAGGATTTTCTCTCGCACAAAGTAAAGATCAAGCTCAATGTATTTAGTACGGGCATGAAGAACTGGATTGGCCGTGAGAAGGACCGTACTAAGATTGTCACTCCAGATGACAGGAGGCAGGATGGTGCGAATGTGTAATTCAGTGAATAACAAATGGATCCAAGTAAGCTTAGCAATCGTACTAGCAAGATTGCGAAACTCGGCTTCAGTGCTTGATCTTGATATAGTGTG
This region of Cannabis sativa cultivar Pink pepper isolate KNU-18-1 chromosome 7, ASM2916894v1, whole genome shotgun sequence genomic DNA includes:
- the LOC115696281 gene encoding uncharacterized protein LOC115696281 encodes the protein MRKKSAYLIKSCPLCNVEVETICHVLVQCGFARSCWNISVVNYAGEEVTDFTSWFGDLLTKKQIGVGEEAGMVAWRIWMARDDILWNNKSIKAFDVVKLARTNLVSWRNAQNQRSDPLLNVNYSNDMEHSRKPIVYKYKINIDGAIFEADNRFGVGIVIQD
- the LOC115697107 gene encoding uncharacterized protein LOC115697107, producing the protein MVQRKVPDKLGIQADRSMNHDQKLLMSLGKTFSSQYQDGKRRGPDLKTKMMKKSKSFKLSDFDHHSMKSSSTSTLIIKQVDICHPGKPPTQHKQPTTIKTGYGSPNYMKSTSCFDARKEQQSQVSLRNSSTSKVVSSVSNTKKPGKTSNKALSSSSKLVRTLTKTPSFKHSRPTSAKRKSSRVALCTAEDDVNVERPTCSSTLKDSKFPTHLTLAPGGTESDGTSIMKVCPYTYCSLNGHLHTPLPPLKCFLSARRRSLKTQKNMKVQVLSPRKGRKLPSEEEVSIENREAAENVGIDFFIEIYPMTKEDDVEKNDFVLACSKGGTEEAAKGEFEARDGYFEEQVVVEILSDGSPQSEIDTDESLGMAEIFSEGGNYYEDRDYSSMSEQEETEGMYSSENASEITDMEWEEGKFSDADLEDDADNSSKIITTCDVNMIHDYELDVGKEKTECFEVLAEENVTEQDMEIQEFGTEDSDQLSYTDEVYKDLYEKEETFGEGGDPDSMHNNIFMAATSTMRLKADEAEKMINHDELTDKDSCDNPKDESKEEETKGGKNGIHKTEKESDLLEEQQVFDEISTLDSPTEHIEERIKSGKLEQDIDENQNTQLKSFNEYEDQWQKNSPEREEGDKNENATMEMENKTEQQKKKSSTTFSRLGQLKDEQEELRNLCTRSRRGVKDLEVETTREFNPKEPNYLPVVADPEREKVHLKHQMMDESKNSEQWMIDYALQQAVTKLAPARKRKVALLVEAFEAVTPETHHHHHHHRHPTSPVFPHNAIRLRPLQACS